From Acinonyx jubatus isolate Ajub_Pintada_27869175 chromosome B2, VMU_Ajub_asm_v1.0, whole genome shotgun sequence, a single genomic window includes:
- the SMPD2 gene encoding sphingomyelin phosphodiesterase 2 — MKPNFSLRLRIFNLNCWGIPYLSKHRGDRVKRLGDFLNMESFDLALLEEVWSEQDFQYLRQKLLPTYPAAHYFRSGVIGSGLCVFSKHPIQEFTQHVYTLNGYPYMIHHGDWFCGKAVGLLVLHLSGLVLNAYVTHLHAEYNRQKDIYLAHRVAQAWELAQFIHHTSKKADVVLLCGDLNLHPKDLGCRLLKEWTGLHDAYLETRDFKGSEEGCTMVPENCYVNQRELEPFPFGIRIDYVLYKAVSGFYISCKTLRTTTGHDPHSGTPLSDHEALMATLCVRHSPPQHTPSPTHGPAGRSRLISVLKEAWAELDLGMAQARWWATFAGYVIGLGLLLLALLCALAAGGGVREVAIMLWTPSVGLLLGAGAVYLFHMQEAKGLSRARAELQHMLGRAREAHDLDPESQAALFLGQQEGDRSEEQ, encoded by the exons ATGAAGCCCAACTTCTCTCTGCGACTGAGGATCTTTAACCTCAATTGTTG GGGCATTCCCTACCTGAGCAAGCACCGGGGTGACCGCGTGAAGCGCCTGGGAGACTTTCTAAACATGGAAAGCTTCGACCTAGCTCTCCTGGaagag GTGTGGAGTGAGCAGGACTTCCAGTACCTGAGACAGAAGCTGTTGCCTACCTACCCCGCCGCACACTACTTCAGGAG TGGCGTCATTGGCAGTGGCCTCTGCGTCTTCTCCAAACATCCAATTCAGGAATTCACCCAGCATGTCTACACCCTCAATGGGTACCCCTACATG ATCCATCATGGAGACTGGTTCTGTGGGAAGGCTGTGGGTCTGCTGGTGCTTCATCTAAGTGGATTGGTACTCAATGCCTACGTGACCCAT CTCCATGCCGAGTACAATCGACAGAAGGACATCTACCTAGCACATCGTGTGGCCCAAGCTTGGGAACTGGCCCAGTTCATCCA CCACACATCCAAGAAGGCCGATGTGGTTCTATTGTGTGGGGACCTTAACTTGCACCCGAAGGACCTGGGCTGCCGCCTGCTGAAGGAGTGGACAGGGCTGCATGATGCCTACCTTGAGACCCGGGACTTCAAG GGCTCTGAAGAAGGCTGTACGATGGTACCTGAGAACTGCTACGTTAATCAGAGGGAGCTAGAGCCATTTCCCTTTGGCATCCGCATTGACTATGTGCTATATAAG GCAGTTTCTGGGTTCTACATCTCCTGTAAGACTCTGAGAACCACTACTGGCCATGATCCTCACAGTGGCACCCCCCTCTCTGATCATGAGGCCCTGATGGCTACTCTCTGTGTGAGACACAGCCCTCCCCAGCACACCCCCAGCCCTACTCACG GACCAGCAGGAAGGTCGCGGTTGATCAGTGTGTTAAAGGAGGCCTGGGCAGAGCTGGACCTCGGCATGGCTCAAGCTCGCTGGTGGGCCACCTTCGCCGGCTACGTGATTGGTCTAGGGCTGCTCCTTCTGGCATTGCTGTGTGCTCTGGCAGCcgggggaggggtcagggaggtTGCCATAATGCTCTGGACTCCCAGTGTAGGACTGCTGTTGGGGGCAGGTGCAGTCTACCTCTTCCACATGCAGGAGGCCAAGGGCTTATCTAGGGCCCGGGCTGAGCTCCAGCATATGCTGGGAAGGGCAAGGGAGGCCCACGACCTGGACCCAGAGTCTCAGGCAGCCCTATTCCTGGGACAGCAGGAGGGGGACAGATCTGAGGAACAATAA